Proteins encoded within one genomic window of Cucumis sativus cultivar 9930 chromosome 3, Cucumber_9930_V3, whole genome shotgun sequence:
- the LOC101208029 gene encoding peroxisome biogenesis protein 2 has protein sequence MVLEALAAASSTSSSASPPSTSNSNLPPPPEDAWTRASQRLLPRWKSLSHSHLSPIPISISKVNQVDAARLDIEMSAMLKEQLVKVFALMKPGMLFQYEAELDAFLEFLIWRFSIWVDKPTPGIALMNLRYRDERSMEIPGKVRTGLEGPGLTVAQKIWYCVASVGGQYIWTRLQSFSAFRRWGDSEQRSLARRAWLLIQRIEGIYKAAAFGNLLIFLYTGRYRNLVERVLRARLVYGSPHMNRAVSFEYMNRQLVWNEFSEMLLLLLPLLNSSSVRNFLRPFSKEKSTNSAEDDSACPICLASPTIAFLALPCQHRYCYYCLRTRCMATQSFRCSRCSEPVVAMQRHVESSTTTRNLKR, from the exons ATGGTCTTAGAAGCCCTAGCAGCAGCTTCCTCCACCTCCTCCTCTGCTTCTCCTCCTTCCACCAGCAACTCTAATCTTCCACCACCTCCTGAAGATGCATGGACTCGCGCTTCTCAGCGACTACTTCCTCGCTGGAAGTCTCTCTCCCACTCTCACCTG TCGCCAATTCCTATTTCGATATCGAAAGTTAATCAAGTGGACGCAGCACGGTTAGATATTGAAATGTCGGCCATGTTGAAAGAACAGCTGGTTAAGGTTTTTGCTTTGATGAAG CCAGGAATGTTGTTTCAATATGAAGCCGAGCTTGATGCTTTTCTTGAGTTCCTTATTTGGCGGTTTTCAATTTGGGTAGACAAGCCAACACCGGGAATTGCTCTCATGAATTTGCGGTATCGAGATGAACGTTCAATGGAGATTCCAGGAAAAG TCAGAACTGGGTTGGAAGGACCTGGCCTCACAGTTGCTCAAAAGATTTGGTACTGCGTGGCCTCTGTGGGTGGTCAATACATTTGGACTCGATTACAATCTTTTTCTGCTTTCCGTAGATGGGGAGATTCAGAGCAG AGGTCATTGGCTAGGCGAGCATGGCTTTTGATACAGCGCATAGAAGGAATTTACAAAGCTGCTGCCTTTGGCAACTTGCTCATATTTCTTTACACAGGAAG GTATAGAAATCTTGTGGAAAGGGTTCTCAGAGCCAGGCTTGTTTATGGGAGTCCTCACATGAACAGAGCTGTAAGCTTTGAGTATATGAATCGCCAGTTAGTCTGGAATGAATTCTCG GAAATGTTGCTGTTGCTCCTTCCTCTTCTAAATTCTTCCTCTGTAAGAAACTTTCTTCGTCCATTTTCTAAGGAGAAATCAACAAACTCAGCTGAGGATGACAGTGCTTGTCCAATTTGTTTGGCAAGTCCTACAATTGCATTTCTGGCTCTGCCTTGCCAACACAG ATACTGTTACTATTGCCTCCGGACACGATGCATGGCAACTCAATCATTTAGATGCTCGAGATGCAGTGAGCCTGTGGTGGCGATGCAGCGGCATGTTGAAAGCAGTACTACTACTAGAAATCTTAAAAGATGA